Proteins encoded together in one Corynebacterium liangguodongii window:
- a CDS encoding glutamate ABC transporter substrate-binding protein, giving the protein MKRAAAVALAALTSACAPAPDRAAPTPAAPTYGGIPLPPGAPLDPPGIAPTSDVTAEVDWPGSLRPDDAQPAERVPEVLGRGRIVVGVDQSQYLLSYRDVTAGDLRGFEIDLAREIARDIFGDPEKVDFRFVGSSTRAHALETGDVDIVIRTMSITPERLARVDFSIPYLTSTVRLLVPKDRGIAGAEDLHGKTVCVVDGSNLVQLARGIAPDSPILRTRTWADCLMASQQFHADAVLADDAILAGMIAQDPYTEILPQRFGSQQYFVGVPKGQDGMTRQVNATIERLRRDGTWDAMYGRWLTGSLASPQLPAPKYRKEEQ; this is encoded by the coding sequence ATGAAACGTGCCGCCGCAGTAGCCCTAGCCGCCCTGACCAGCGCGTGCGCCCCCGCACCCGATCGCGCAGCACCCACTCCGGCCGCGCCGACCTACGGGGGCATCCCCCTGCCGCCCGGCGCGCCGCTGGACCCGCCGGGGATCGCACCGACGTCTGATGTCACCGCCGAGGTGGATTGGCCTGGTTCGCTGCGCCCCGACGACGCGCAGCCTGCCGAGCGGGTACCGGAGGTGCTCGGGCGCGGCCGGATCGTCGTCGGGGTGGACCAATCGCAGTACTTGTTGTCCTACCGGGATGTTACCGCGGGTGACCTGCGCGGTTTCGAGATCGACCTGGCGCGCGAGATCGCGCGCGATATTTTCGGGGACCCGGAGAAGGTGGATTTTCGCTTCGTGGGGTCGTCGACACGCGCGCACGCATTAGAGACGGGCGATGTCGACATCGTCATCCGCACCATGTCGATCACCCCGGAGCGGCTCGCGCGTGTGGACTTCTCCATCCCCTACCTCACCTCGACGGTGCGGCTACTCGTGCCGAAGGACCGCGGTATCGCCGGAGCGGAGGACCTGCATGGTAAGACGGTCTGCGTCGTTGACGGCTCCAACCTTGTGCAGCTCGCCCGTGGCATCGCGCCGGACTCCCCGATTCTGCGCACTCGCACCTGGGCCGACTGTCTCATGGCCAGCCAGCAATTCCACGCCGACGCCGTGCTTGCTGACGACGCAATTCTCGCCGGCATGATCGCCCAGGACCCCTACACCGAAATCTTGCCCCAGCGCTTCGGCAGCCAGCAGTACTTCGTCGGCGTGCCCAAGGGGCAAGACGGGATGACACGCCAGGTCAACGCGACGATTGAGCGCCTGCGCCGCGACGGCACCTGGGACGCGATGTACGGGCGCTGGCTCACCGGCAGCCTCGCCAGCCCGCAGCTGCCGGCGCCGAAATACCGCAAGGAGGAACAGTGA
- a CDS encoding ABC transporter permease, which translates to MLNLLLAEWTKLRSTASFYWTTGLLLAASALFSVAFTAPADAMAGEGGGNPFAPMLLVMNVGLISSLFVIVQSAMVVTTEYRFGVHTTNFRIAPKRWQVALAKFVLYAILAAAIALIALVIAYSIGSIFHAFTGSWTSNPIARRGLWAVPVGIILLVLFTQGVGWIMRNTAGAVTIVFALQFVVENIIRLIPRVGNSIVEYMPFSNFIAFMVNVPVQGHGITASLAIFAAWALAAWILGVALLLRRDV; encoded by the coding sequence GTGCTTAACCTACTGCTTGCGGAGTGGACCAAGCTACGCTCCACCGCCTCCTTCTACTGGACCACCGGACTACTCCTCGCCGCCTCCGCCCTGTTCTCCGTGGCCTTTACCGCCCCTGCAGACGCCATGGCCGGCGAAGGCGGCGGCAACCCCTTCGCCCCCATGCTGCTGGTGATGAACGTCGGACTCATCTCCTCCCTCTTCGTCATCGTCCAATCCGCCATGGTGGTCACCACCGAATACCGCTTCGGCGTGCACACAACCAACTTCCGCATCGCCCCCAAGCGCTGGCAGGTCGCCCTGGCCAAGTTCGTCCTCTACGCCATCCTCGCCGCCGCCATCGCCCTCATCGCCCTGGTCATCGCGTATTCCATCGGGTCAATCTTCCACGCCTTTACCGGCAGCTGGACCTCCAACCCCATCGCCCGCCGCGGCCTGTGGGCCGTGCCCGTGGGCATCATCCTCCTCGTCCTGTTCACCCAGGGCGTCGGCTGGATCATGCGCAACACCGCCGGGGCCGTCACCATCGTCTTCGCGCTGCAGTTCGTCGTGGAAAACATCATTCGGCTCATCCCCCGCGTCGGCAACTCCATCGTCGAATACATGCCGTTTTCCAACTTCATCGCGTTCATGGTCAACGTCCCCGTCCAGGGCCACGGGATCACGGCCTCCTTGGCGATCTTCGCCGCCTGGGCCCTTGCCGCTTGGATCCTCGGCGTTGCATTGCTGCTCCGCCGCGATGTGTAG
- a CDS encoding ABC transporter ATP-binding protein, producing the protein MIRVEGLTKHYGSVRAVDDVTFTVEPGVVTGFLGPNGAGKSTTMRMIVGLDVPTSGSALIDGSPYASLDNPARRVGALLDAKSVHPNRSARASLLWQAQAMGLPASRVDDVLEMVGLSEVASKRSGGFSLGMGQRLGIASAMLGDPEYLILDEPVNGLDPAGIRWVRSLLRTLASEGRTVFVSSHLLAEMAQTADRLVVIGRGKLVADTTVHDFIKGNSTITTVARAASPEALAGLEGALTGAGMGHTRGTDADGRPTLTIDGVSSDEVGALAFSAGVQLAELTERRASLEDAYMHSTEDHTQYRATHQGVNRA; encoded by the coding sequence ATGATCAGAGTTGAAGGACTGACCAAGCACTACGGCTCGGTGCGCGCCGTGGACGACGTGACGTTCACGGTTGAACCCGGCGTGGTCACTGGCTTCCTCGGCCCGAACGGGGCAGGGAAGTCAACGACGATGCGCATGATCGTGGGGCTCGACGTGCCCACATCGGGCAGCGCGCTTATCGACGGCTCCCCCTACGCATCCCTCGACAACCCCGCCCGCCGCGTCGGTGCCCTGCTCGACGCAAAGAGCGTCCACCCCAACCGTTCCGCCCGGGCGTCCCTGCTCTGGCAAGCCCAGGCCATGGGGCTGCCCGCGAGCCGCGTCGACGACGTGCTGGAGATGGTAGGTCTCAGCGAGGTCGCCTCCAAGCGCTCCGGCGGCTTCTCCCTTGGCATGGGCCAGCGCCTCGGCATCGCCTCCGCCATGCTCGGCGACCCCGAATACCTCATCCTCGACGAACCCGTCAACGGCCTCGACCCCGCGGGCATCCGCTGGGTCCGCAGCCTCCTGCGCACCCTCGCCTCCGAGGGCCGCACCGTCTTCGTCTCCTCCCACCTGCTCGCAGAGATGGCGCAGACCGCAGACCGCCTCGTCGTCATCGGCAGGGGAAAGCTCGTCGCCGATACCACGGTCCACGACTTCATCAAGGGCAACTCCACGATCACCACCGTCGCGCGCGCCGCCTCGCCTGAGGCCCTCGCGGGATTGGAGGGCGCGCTCACCGGCGCAGGGATGGGCCACACCCGAGGCACCGACGCCGACGGCCGGCCCACCCTCACCATCGACGGGGTGAGCTCCGACGAGGTCGGGGCGCTGGCCTTCTCGGCCGGCGTCCAGCTCGCCGAGCTCACCGAACGCCGCGCCTCCCTCGAGGACGCCTACATGCATTCCACCGAAGACCACACCCAATACCGGGCTACTCACCAGGGGGTCAACCGTGCTTAA
- the cls gene encoding cardiolipin synthase, translating to MVVDYAIKFVMIGVVPSNRRPSSANAWLLLILLLPLAGLPLYLLMGSTFFNRRRHRIQQQANAMITNVHVDIPDHPADAELSDEVESMVRLNRSLTGYPAVDTNVRALWTDYSLAISRIAALIDTAEHDVNLEIYAVALDPTTRPAFDAMARATARGVHVRLLFDHIGSRKYPGYGRMKKFLNDANIDWHLMLPLQPWRGRFRRPDLRNHRKVVIIDGRTALMGSLNLIDRGYLMRNHRRAGRQWIDALLELEGPVVTSIESMFAVDWYTESGEAIELLSPRRLGVDTPGEHVVQLVPSGPGYQTEPNLRMFNTLIHHARERLVLCSPYFVPEDSLLEAVTTACYRGVRVDLLVGEKADQFMVNHAQSSYYEVLLRAGVRIWQFPAPYVLHTKFAIADPGRPSNIAVVGSSNMDMRSFSLNYENSLFVASGPLLGQLEQLANTYMGVSRQLTLEEWSRRPWHRRYIDNVMKLTSALQ from the coding sequence ATGGTGGTCGACTACGCCATCAAGTTCGTCATGATCGGCGTGGTGCCGTCGAACCGCAGGCCGTCGAGCGCGAATGCCTGGTTGCTGCTCATCCTCCTGCTCCCGCTGGCGGGCCTGCCGCTCTACCTGCTGATGGGCTCGACGTTTTTCAACCGACGCCGACACAGGATCCAGCAGCAGGCCAACGCCATGATCACCAACGTCCACGTCGACATCCCGGACCACCCCGCCGACGCTGAGCTCTCCGACGAGGTCGAATCCATGGTGCGGCTCAACCGCTCACTGACGGGGTATCCGGCCGTCGATACGAATGTGCGCGCGCTGTGGACCGACTACAGCCTGGCGATTTCGCGCATAGCCGCGCTTATCGACACCGCCGAGCACGACGTCAACCTCGAAATCTACGCTGTCGCCCTCGACCCCACCACCCGGCCCGCCTTCGACGCGATGGCGCGCGCCACCGCCCGCGGCGTCCATGTCCGCCTCCTGTTCGACCACATCGGCTCGCGCAAGTACCCCGGCTACGGCCGCATGAAAAAATTCCTTAACGACGCCAACATCGACTGGCACCTCATGCTCCCCCTCCAGCCCTGGCGCGGCCGCTTCCGCCGACCCGACCTGCGCAACCACCGCAAGGTCGTCATCATCGACGGCCGCACCGCGCTCATGGGCTCGCTCAACCTCATCGACCGCGGCTACCTCATGCGCAACCACCGCCGCGCCGGCCGCCAATGGATCGACGCCCTCTTGGAGCTCGAAGGGCCCGTCGTCACCTCCATCGAGTCGATGTTCGCCGTCGACTGGTACACCGAATCCGGCGAGGCCATCGAGCTACTCTCCCCCCGTCGCCTCGGCGTAGACACGCCCGGCGAACACGTGGTCCAGCTCGTGCCCTCCGGGCCCGGCTACCAGACCGAACCAAACCTGCGGATGTTTAACACCCTCATCCACCACGCCCGCGAGCGCCTCGTGCTCTGCTCCCCCTACTTCGTGCCCGAGGATTCGCTCCTCGAGGCAGTCACCACCGCCTGCTACCGCGGCGTGCGTGTCGATCTCCTCGTTGGCGAAAAAGCCGACCAATTCATGGTCAACCACGCCCAATCCTCCTACTACGAGGTGCTCCTGCGCGCCGGGGTCCGGATCTGGCAGTTCCCCGCCCCGTATGTCCTGCACACCAAGTTCGCGATTGCGGATCCAGGCCGCCCCTCCAACATCGCCGTCGTCGGCTCCTCGAACATGGACATGCGCTCATTCTCCCTAAACTACGAAAACTCCCTCTTCGTCGCCTCCGGCCCTCTCCTCGGCCAGCTCGAACAGCTCGCGAATACCTACATGGGTGTATCCCGGCAGCTCACGCTCGAAGAATGGTCGCGGCGCCCCTGGCACCGGCGCTACATCGACAACGTGATGAAGCTGACCTCGGCGTTGCAGTAG
- a CDS encoding NUDIX domain-containing protein: protein MEGDGNGWVDGPGGIKLWGRYGAAGLFLQAGGLVLLQHRASWTAQGGTWALPGGARDSHETVEETALRESVEECAIDPALVRVRETLITAGPYASGWSYTTVMAATASGAPIPVTPNAESAELRWVPLGSIRALPLHPAFEESLDLVLGHVLGHTEPHDQS, encoded by the coding sequence ATGGAAGGCGACGGAAACGGGTGGGTCGACGGCCCGGGCGGCATCAAGCTCTGGGGGCGCTACGGCGCGGCGGGGCTATTCTTGCAGGCAGGCGGTCTCGTCCTGTTGCAGCATCGGGCGAGCTGGACCGCCCAGGGCGGCACCTGGGCGCTGCCGGGAGGGGCACGAGACTCCCACGAGACGGTGGAGGAGACCGCGCTGCGCGAATCCGTCGAGGAGTGCGCGATCGATCCCGCCCTCGTGCGGGTGCGCGAGACCTTAATCACCGCCGGGCCCTACGCATCAGGTTGGAGCTACACCACGGTCATGGCCGCCACGGCGAGCGGCGCCCCGATCCCGGTCACCCCCAACGCCGAATCGGCCGAGCTGCGCTGGGTGCCGCTCGGCAGCATCCGCGCACTACCGCTCCACCCTGCGTTCGAGGAATCCCTCGACCTCGTCCTAGGCCACGTCTTAGGGCATACTGAACCGCATGATCAGAGTTGA
- a CDS encoding serine/threonine protein kinase, which produces MSEPAQDPSTDPVIHAPTSDHPATEAVAFDPFALDDDDETSEGVYAGLGDMAELFKDLDALRGGGQPEDSSTRSRRQALDTFRELRQASRGSRTVADGMVELPWIPPTDPHEAVKDPTRAVVQKGLSAPQLGRGDVVAGQYEIMGVIAHGGMGWIYIAQDHNVADRVVVLKGLHSTKNADETAAAAAEREFLAEITHPGIVKIFNFIDDPRVPGGFIVMEFVGGPSLSQRRDAQENRLFPVDLAIAYILEVLPALNYLHARGVVYNDLKPDNIIVTEDQVKLIDLGAVSGIGAYGYIYGTKGFQAPEVATRGPSVASDIYTIGRTLASLILDLPRKDGVYDTGIPSPTDDPTLRRYLSLYRLLRRCCHEDPEQRFSSVSELEAQLYGVLREVIAIRDGRTYPAQHSLFSPQRTTFGTKHLVFRTDQLIDGISRTVEITPQEVVAALPTPLIDRHDVGAAMIQGSSYQEPQETLENLRQAMQTPQYEESTEIPFGVVRAMLDLGLTYQARTWLESLKDRLSANWRFHWYSGVTSTLIGDFSAAQADFTRVLVAVPGEAAPKLAIAAVDELILQDRGAVSEALLNDALARAAAGIRTNLGELPATAFDTWQRQGLLSKDWTMDSNAPAMLRFNALRLYSLVWLTNPATVSSAFGLARLLMAEREVELSVAALDKVPSSSRHHRMAQLTSILYLVSDELTESRIRRAARRLEEIPSNEPRFLQVKVYVLRAALTYLRDVGVERAASDHSLFEYEFSTRDLRRGLATTLREQARIAPYARHRYALVDLANKIRPATWF; this is translated from the coding sequence GTGAGCGAGCCCGCACAGGACCCGTCCACCGATCCGGTCATCCACGCCCCGACCAGCGATCACCCCGCCACCGAGGCCGTCGCGTTCGATCCCTTCGCTCTTGACGACGACGATGAGACCAGCGAGGGCGTCTACGCCGGCCTGGGGGACATGGCCGAGCTCTTCAAAGACCTCGACGCCCTGCGCGGAGGTGGTCAGCCCGAGGATTCCTCCACGCGCTCGCGGCGGCAGGCCCTGGATACCTTCCGCGAGCTGCGCCAAGCCTCGCGCGGCAGCCGAACGGTTGCCGACGGCATGGTCGAGCTACCCTGGATCCCGCCGACGGACCCCCATGAGGCGGTGAAAGATCCCACCCGCGCCGTGGTGCAAAAGGGCCTCAGCGCCCCGCAGCTCGGCCGCGGCGACGTCGTGGCCGGCCAGTACGAGATCATGGGGGTCATCGCCCACGGCGGCATGGGGTGGATCTACATCGCCCAAGACCACAACGTTGCAGACCGCGTGGTGGTGTTAAAAGGCCTGCACTCGACGAAAAACGCCGACGAGACCGCGGCGGCGGCCGCCGAGCGGGAGTTTTTAGCGGAGATCACCCACCCCGGAATAGTCAAGATCTTCAACTTCATCGACGACCCGCGGGTCCCCGGCGGGTTTATTGTCATGGAGTTCGTCGGAGGGCCGTCGCTAAGCCAGCGCCGCGATGCTCAAGAGAACCGTCTGTTTCCCGTCGACCTCGCCATTGCCTACATCCTCGAGGTGCTCCCGGCGCTGAACTACCTGCACGCCCGCGGGGTGGTCTACAACGACCTCAAACCGGACAACATCATCGTCACCGAAGACCAGGTCAAGCTCATCGACCTCGGCGCTGTCTCCGGCATTGGCGCCTACGGCTACATCTACGGCACGAAGGGTTTCCAGGCCCCCGAGGTGGCTACACGGGGTCCGAGCGTGGCCAGCGACATCTACACCATCGGGCGCACGCTGGCCTCCCTCATACTCGACCTGCCCCGCAAAGACGGCGTTTACGACACTGGGATCCCCTCGCCCACCGATGACCCGACGCTGCGGCGCTACCTCTCGCTCTATCGGCTCCTCCGGCGCTGCTGCCACGAGGACCCCGAGCAGCGTTTCTCCTCAGTCTCCGAACTCGAGGCCCAGCTCTACGGGGTGCTGCGCGAGGTCATCGCGATTCGCGACGGCCGCACCTACCCCGCCCAGCATTCCCTCTTCTCCCCGCAGCGCACCACGTTTGGCACCAAGCACCTGGTGTTTCGCACCGACCAGCTCATCGACGGCATCAGCCGCACCGTCGAGATCACCCCACAGGAGGTCGTCGCCGCGCTGCCCACCCCACTCATCGACCGCCACGACGTCGGCGCCGCCATGATCCAAGGCTCGTCCTACCAGGAGCCGCAGGAGACGTTGGAGAACCTGCGTCAAGCGATGCAAACCCCGCAGTACGAGGAGTCCACGGAAATCCCGTTCGGGGTGGTGCGCGCGATGCTCGACCTGGGTCTGACTTACCAGGCCCGCACCTGGCTCGAATCACTCAAGGACCGGCTCAGCGCCAATTGGCGCTTCCACTGGTATTCGGGCGTGACCAGCACCCTCATTGGCGATTTCTCCGCGGCCCAGGCGGATTTCACCCGCGTGCTCGTCGCGGTGCCGGGCGAGGCTGCGCCGAAGCTCGCCATCGCTGCCGTCGACGAACTTATCTTGCAAGACCGCGGTGCGGTCTCGGAGGCCTTGCTTAACGACGCCCTCGCTCGCGCCGCAGCCGGCATACGCACCAACCTCGGTGAACTGCCGGCCACCGCCTTTGACACGTGGCAGCGTCAAGGGCTGTTGTCGAAGGACTGGACTATGGACAGCAATGCCCCAGCAATGCTGCGCTTTAACGCCCTGCGCCTCTACTCCCTGGTGTGGCTAACCAACCCAGCAACAGTATCCTCCGCCTTCGGGCTCGCCCGACTGCTCATGGCAGAGCGCGAAGTGGAACTATCCGTGGCCGCTCTAGATAAGGTCCCCAGCTCCTCGCGGCACCACCGGATGGCCCAGCTCACCTCGATCCTCTACCTCGTCTCCGACGAGCTCACCGAATCTCGCATCCGCCGCGCCGCCCGCAGGCTGGAAGAGATCCCCTCCAACGAGCCGCGCTTTTTGCAGGTCAAGGTCTACGTCCTGCGCGCCGCGCTGACCTATCTTCGCGACGTCGGCGTCGAGCGCGCCGCCTCCGACCACTCACTGTTCGAATACGAATTCAGCACACGAGACCTACGCCGCGGACTGGCCACAACGCTTCGGGAGCAAGCCCGCATCGCCCCCTACGCACGCCACCGCTACGCACTCGTGGACCTGGCAAACAAGATCCGCCCGGCGACCTGGTTTTAG
- a CDS encoding acetate kinase: MSYVLVINSGSSSIKFQIVDPAGGATDAPLVSGLVEKIGEPGGRISINHDGRKHESNQPIRDHRGGLQLAVAMLDSLGVGPTQLDLIAVGHRVVHGGETFPGPALVNDTVVEQIRDLVPLAPLHNPANIDGIEVARDLLPNIPHVAVFDTGFFGELPEAAATYAVNAEVAEKYQVRRYGFHGTSHEFVSGQVSEFLGAEPADVNQIVLHLGNGASCSAVRGGQPIDTSMGLTPLAGLVMGTRSGDLDPGVIFHLHRQAGMNIDEIDTLLNRQSGIKGIAGVNDFRDLHAKIDEGDEAAKLAFDVYITQLRRYIGAYMIALGRVDAITFTAGVGENDSATRAAALAGLEMYGIELDPERNAGPNDGPRVISADSSTVKVLVVPTNEELAIAQKAAEVVSAR, translated from the coding sequence ATGTCCTACGTCCTCGTCATCAACTCCGGATCGTCCTCCATCAAGTTCCAGATCGTCGACCCGGCTGGGGGCGCCACCGACGCGCCCCTGGTCAGCGGACTGGTGGAAAAGATCGGCGAGCCGGGCGGCCGGATCTCCATCAACCACGACGGCCGCAAGCACGAATCCAACCAGCCGATCCGCGACCACCGCGGCGGCCTCCAGCTCGCCGTGGCCATGCTCGACTCCCTCGGCGTCGGCCCCACGCAGCTCGACCTCATCGCCGTGGGCCACCGCGTCGTTCACGGCGGCGAGACCTTCCCGGGCCCCGCGCTTGTCAACGACACCGTGGTCGAGCAAATCCGCGACCTCGTCCCCCTCGCACCGCTGCACAACCCGGCCAACATCGACGGCATCGAGGTCGCCCGCGACCTGCTCCCCAACATCCCGCACGTCGCTGTCTTTGACACCGGCTTCTTCGGCGAACTCCCCGAAGCCGCGGCCACCTACGCTGTCAACGCAGAGGTGGCGGAGAAGTACCAAGTGCGCCGCTACGGCTTCCACGGCACCTCGCACGAGTTCGTCTCCGGGCAGGTCTCGGAGTTTCTCGGCGCCGAGCCCGCGGACGTCAACCAGATCGTGCTCCACCTCGGCAACGGCGCCTCCTGCTCCGCCGTGCGCGGCGGCCAGCCGATCGACACATCCATGGGGCTTACCCCGCTCGCCGGGCTCGTCATGGGTACCCGCTCCGGTGACCTCGACCCGGGCGTCATCTTCCATCTACATCGCCAGGCGGGGATGAACATCGACGAGATCGACACACTTCTCAACCGCCAGTCGGGCATCAAGGGCATCGCCGGCGTCAACGACTTCCGCGACCTCCACGCCAAGATCGACGAGGGCGACGAGGCGGCTAAGCTTGCCTTCGACGTCTACATCACCCAGCTGCGCCGCTACATCGGCGCGTACATGATCGCCCTCGGGCGTGTCGACGCCATCACGTTTACCGCCGGCGTCGGCGAGAATGACTCCGCCACCCGTGCCGCCGCCCTTGCCGGGCTGGAGATGTACGGCATCGAGCTCGACCCGGAGCGCAACGCCGGCCCGAACGACGGCCCGCGCGTCATCTCTGCCGACTCCTCGACCGTGAAGGTCCTCGTCGTGCCGACAAACGAGGAGCTGGCCATCGCCCAGAAGGCCGCCGAGGTCGTTTCTGCGAGGTAA